TTTATTGGGATCGAACGATCGAGCAGCGATCGCTCCTTGCAAATTGTCATTAACGAGGGCTACAGTGGCGATCGAGAATATCGTTATCGCCTCAATAAAAAAGGCGATCGCCAACAAAGAGTGCCAATCGAGCCGAAGATCTACAAAGCTCGCACTCGCCCTTGGTATCAAGCGGCGATCGAAGCTCGTCAACCAGCTTGGAGTCCTATTTATTCAACTTTCGATCCCCCCTATGATCCAGTCATTAGTGCTTCCCTGCCTGTTAATGACGCTACTGGTAAGTTTCTAGGTGTAGTAGGAGCCGATATTTCTCTAGATGAGATCGGTCGCTTTTTGCACAGTCTAACCGTTGGCGAGTCCAGTCAGATCTTTATCGTCGAACATTCAGGTTTGTTAGTAGCTAGCTCCACTCAAGATACACCCTACATCATTAACGGCAACACCCATAAAACCGAGCGCTTGCCCGCACAAAACAGCAAAAATCCGCTCATTGCCTCAACTATGCGGTATCTCGCTCGTAAGTTTGCCAGTTTCAGTCAGATCGATACTAAACAGCAGTTGGAGTTTGAGATCGAAGGTAAACGTCAATTTTTGCAAGTTTTGCCCTTCCACGACGATCGCGGCATTGATTGGTCGATCGTAGTAGTAATGCCTGAGTCAGACTTTACCGCTCAAATCGATGCCAACCGACAGACAACTATTTGGCTTTGCCTGCTGGGATTAGGAGGGGCGATCGCTCTTGGTATCGTTGTCACTAACTACATTAGCAGTCCCATTCGGCGTTTAATTTCCGCCACCCAAGCTATAGCTAATGGAGAACTAGATCGAGAACTTCCCACAGCCACAGTTAATGAATTAGATATCTTATCTCAAGCATTTAACCAAATGGTGGGTCAGTTACGGCAATCTTACAGCAAACTGGAGCAAAGCAATCAAGAATTAGAACAACGGGTAGCAGAACGAACCGCAGCGCTGCGAGAATCTGAAGAAATGTTTGCCAAAGCGTTTCGTGCTTCTCCCCAAGGGGTTTCCATCTCAAGTCGCACCAGTCAACAGGTAATTGAAGTTAATGAAAGCTACCTACAATACAGTGGCTATTCAGCAGCAGAGATTATGGGCAAAAAGGTGGTCGAATTACCCGTGTGGCTCAGCCTCCAAGATCCCGCTCGCATCAGCCAAATTTTAAACGAAAATGGCTTCATAAGAAACTTAGAGCTTGATTACCGCAAAAAAACTGGTGAGATTGGGACTATATTACTCTCAGCCGAAATTATAGAACTTAAAGGAGAAACCTGCGTCCTGATTGTTAATAACGAAATTACCGAACGTCGGCAAGTAGAAGCAGCTTTAAGGCAAAGCGAAGCCCAATTTAGAACCTTAGTCGCCAATATTCCAGGAATTGTCTATCGTTGCGCCTGCGACTCAGACTGGACAATGGAATTTGTTGGCGGTGCAGTTAGAGAATTAACAGGTTATCCGGCTGAGGATTTCATTCAAAATCAGGTGCGAAGTTGGGCTAGCATTATCCATCCAGAAGACACAGCGATGGTAGAGAGGATTGTTGATGAAGGATTAGCTGCCAGACAACCATATCTCATCGAATTTCGCATTATTGATGCCCAAGAGCAGATTCACTGGTTCTATGAAAAGGGACAAGGAGTATTTGCAGAAGATGGGAAGCTATTGTGGCTAGATGGGGCCATATTTGATATCAGCGATCGCCAACAAACTGAAGCAGATTTGTTGGAACGAGTTCACTTATCGATCCTCACCGCCGAGATTAGCACGGCTTTGACTCAATCCAGCACCCTCCCAGAAATGCTCAAAGGTTGTGCTGAGGCTCTATGGCGACGGATGAATATTGCTTTTGCCCGAATTTGGACGCTCAATGAAGCCGAGCAAGTATTAGAACTGCAAGCCAGCGCTGGCACGTACACTCACTTAGATGGCACTCACAGTCGGATTCGGGTGGGTGAATATAAAATCGGAGAGATCGCTCAATCTCGCCAACCTCACCTGACAAACGATGTCCTGCACGATCCGAAAGTACACGACAAAGAATGGGTACAGCGAGAAGGTATGGTGGCTTTTGCTGGATACCCCCTCCTTGTGGGAGAGCGACTAGTTGGTGTGGTGGCAATATTTGCCCGCCAGACTTTAACCGATACCATGATTCAGGAAATGGCATCAGTAGCCAACGCGATCGCGTTGGGGATCGAGCGCAAATGGGCGCAAGACAAGCTCCAAGCTACCAATGCGGAAATGCAGGCTTTATTTGCGGCGATGGACGAAATTATCTTAGTGGGCGATCGCCAGGGACGGATACTCAAAATTCCCCAAACTAGGCGACAAATCCGCTTCCACCGTCCTAGCCAACTGGTTGGAAAAACACTGCAAGAATTCTTCCCAGCAGAGCAAGCGGCGCTATTTTTAAGTTACATTCAACGAACCTTAGAGATGCAACAAACCTTAAGTGTGGAGTATTGTATCCCAGTCGGAGATCAAGAATTGTGGTCGGAAGCTAACATTTCCCCCATCGATGCTGACACCGTAATTTGGGTATCGCGGGACATCACTGATCGCCGAAAAGCAGAAGAGGCTCTGCGTCAGAGCGAAGCCAGGTTCCAAAACTTAGCCGCTAACGTCCCAGGCATAATTTACGATTTTCTCATCTATGCAGACGGTTCCCCTGGGGTGGAGTACGTCAGCACGGCTTGCCGAGAAATTTACGAAGTGGAGTCAGAAACCTTCTACCAGCAGCCCAAAATCGTGTTCGATTTCGTTCATCCTGACGATAGACAAGGCTTTAGAGAAGCGATCGCTATCAGCAACCAAACCTCAGAACCTTTAGCTCATGAATGGCGGATCGTTACTCCATCAGGCAAAATTAAATGGCTGCGAGCTAATTCCAGACCAGAGAGACGCAATAACGGTGACATAGTTAGACATGGGGTATTAACAGAAATAACCGAGGTGAAACAGGCAGAAGAAGCACTTAAACAAGCAAAACAAGCTGCTGAGGTTGCCAATCTAGCCAAAAGCGAGTTTCTTGCCAATATGAGTCACGAACTCCGTACACCCTTGAACGCTATCCTGGGATTTACTCAATTAATGGCTCGTGATGCTTCCCTAAACCCAGAGCAAAAATCTCGCCTCAAAATCATCAATAACAGTGGCGAACACCTGCTGCAATTAATTAATGATGTCTTAGAAATGTCCAAAATCGAAGCAGGTCGGATTGTCCTAAACAAAACTAGTTGCGATATTTATCATCTATTGGACTCTTTGGCAGATCTGTTTCAGTTCAAAGCTAATGTTAAAGGATTGCAGTTGGTTTTTGACCGAGAATCCACAGTCCCCCAATATATTACTACTGACGAGGGGAAACTCCGCCAAGTTTTGATTAACTTATTGAGCAATGCCATTAAATTTACCCCTGAAGGTAGCGTCACCCTGCGTGTCAGGAGTCAGGAGTCAGGAGTTCAAAATTCCCCCTTGTCCCCCCTATCTCCCCCCTCTCTCTTCTTCGAGGTGGAGGACACGGGTGTTGGTATTCCTGAGAGCGAACTGGAGAGAATCTTTGAAGCATTTATCCAAACTGAAGCGGGACGAGAGTCTCAATCTGGAACTGGATTAGGTTTGCCCATTAGTCGCAAGTTCGTCCAAATGATGGGAGGAGAAATTACCGTCACTAGTCAACTTGGTGCGGGAACAAGATTTAAATTTAATATTGAAGTTAGTCTGGGCGATCGCACCGATCGCCAGAGGCTAGCGCCAGATCGGTACATCGTTAGCTTGGCTCCCAATCAACCAGATTATCGCCTGTTAGTAGTGGAAGATCGCTGGGAAAGTCGCCATTTGTTGGTTAAGTTATTAGAATCTGTCGGTTTTCAAGTTCGAGAAGCGGAAAATGGTCAAGAGGCGATCGCCATTTGGGAAAGTTGGTCACCTCATTTAATCTGGATGGATATGCGAATGCCCGTGATGGATGGCTATGCAGCTACTAGGGCTATTAAATCTCACTTAAAAGGGCAAGCAACTGTAATTATTGCCTTAACTGCTAGTGCTTTAGAAGAAGAAAAAGCGATCGTCTTGTCAGCAGGTTGCGATGATTTTGTGCGTAAACCTTTCCGAGAAGCCGTAATTTTAGAGAAAATAGCCGAACATTTAGGGGTGATTTATCTAGATAGAGAGCTAATCGGCGAAGATAACCAAGAAACAGCTAAATTAACTCCAGAGATGCCTGCTAGTGACCTCAAGCTCCATTTATCTCAGATGTCAAGTAGTTGGATTGCTCAACTTCACGAAGCTGCTACTCTCGCCGATACTGAATTAATTGGTAAGCTGATTGAGGAAATTCCACCTGCTCATGCTTCCCTGGCTCAGGCTTTGTTTAGTTTGGCAGAGGATTTTAGCTACCAACAAATTATGCTTTTAACTACTATCTAGTTTATAGTCAAAAATCGCAGTTTTTTAGCTAAAGATCCTCGAATTCAAGCAAAATTTAACCAGCTAAAAATTTGTTTGACCGTTAATTCTAATTGGATTCCACTGAGGATTGGTAACTGAATATCGCCTGTCAATAATTCCACTCGCTGACCAGGAAATACTACCAGAATGCTATCTTCTTCTGGGTAGATGAGCCACCCCAACTCAGTCCCGTGTTGCGAACAGTGCAATAATTTACCAAGCACTTTAGTTTGGCTTTGGTCTGGGGAGAGAATTTCAATCGCCCAATCTGGATGAATTTCAAACCGATTAGCAACTCTACCAGATGACTGAAATGGAATTCTTTCCCATCGGAATATTGCAATATCGGGGATAATTGACTCACCGCCAAATGTGCAGCGCAATTCGGGAAAAGCGTAAGCAATCTTAGTCGTTTCAGCGATTTGGTTGATTACCGTGCACATTTTACCCTGCAATCGGCTATGTTCTCCTTGAGGCATTGGCTTTTGAATAATTTCTCCACTGATAAATTCTTTTGCAGGCTTTGTTTCTGGAAGTTTGAGGAATTTCTCTAGGATTAGTTGAGGTTTAATGGCTGTAGTCATAGACCAATTCTCTTTTTAGAGGAGTAAGATCGGGCATAGTTTAATTATGGGTGAAAATCGCAGGTATTTGCTCTTCGTGTCCCAGCAACGCGGTTTAGAGAGTCTCTCGCATTTTGTGTCAATATAATAATATTTTGACATAAATACAATTTGTATGATACAAACAATTGTCCATGTCAACGAACAGGGTCGTATAGTTATCCCTGCTCAGTTCAGACAGCAGTTAGGTCTAGTTCCTGGCTCAAAACTGGTGGCTCGAATAGACGCAGGGCGACTGGTTCTAGAGAAACCAGAAGATGTCTTGAAGCGGCTGCGGGCTACTTTTAATTCCCCAGATTCTCTGGTAGAGGAACTGATTAAAGAACGTCGGATTGAGGCAACTAATGAGTAGCTACGTGTTATATGCTTCAGCGATTTTAGCTTTGCTCAATAACGAACCAGGAGCAGATAGAGTCGAAACTGTATTGACAGATTCAGGTCTTCGAGTAGTTGGTGACGATCAAAATATAGCGGGAACTACTGCAAGCAAACAAAGTCAGATGAATTAAACGACTCGATTAATATGGGCAAAACCATGAATCGTCAACAAGTAAAAACTAATTTGGTTGGCGATCGCCAGGATAGGTCTTTCCCAAGACCTTGTATTGTTATTGGCTCTGTGTCTGGCGCGATTGCGCGAGGTGCGATCGCTCTTACCATCACCTTGGCTACTGGAAATTTCCTTCCAGCTATAGCTGATGGCTTACCAAATCCATCCCCATCTCCGATCGCTCCCCCACCCAAACCTACAATTAAGGGTGTTAAAGTCTCTTTAAATGGGAAAATCATCTCTTTACCTTGGCATAGATGGCAAAGCGGTAAAAAATGGCATATTGGGATCGCAGATGTCCCCTTAATGCAAAACTTTGGAGTAGAACTGTTAGATACTAGCGATAGCAACTCTCAACCTTGGCGCTGGTTCGGAAAAACTTCCAGTCAAGCTGTTACCAAATTTATCAATCCTTACCGCTATCTAGATTTGACTGAATTTGCTCGAATAGCAGACTGGAAATTACAGATCGGCGCAGATACGCTCTATATTATCACCCCTACGGCAGAAATCCAAGAAATTCAGCTACCACCTGCACCTCAAACCTCAGAATTAGTCCCTAGCTTACCTCAACCTCAAAGATTTACCATATTGTTAGATATACCTACCCCCTGGAAAATCTCTCAAGAGAAGGGAGCATCAATTCTCACCATCTGGGGTCATGCGATTCCTGAAGTAGCAGCTAAATTTACGCCTACAGTTCCATTTATTGACTCTAATACTCCTAAACCTGTCGAAGATACGGCTCCTACTATTGCTCCCAGCACAGTCCCAACTCCAGCTTTACCCCAATTAACCAAGATAGAAGATAGAACCCAAATTCGCTTCAACGTCCCTCCAGGATGGCAAACTCAAGTCACTAGCGCTACAAATCCAGATCGGTTAGTCATCGATATTGCACCCGATGTCTTTAAATCTAGAAATATTCTCTGGTCGCGGGGAGTCAGTTGGCGACAGCAGTATCTAGGTTTAAAAACCGATAAATTTGCCGTCACTTGGCTGGAAATTAATCCTAAACAAGTTCAAATTAGACCAATTTGGAGCAATCCTAATACCCTGGTTGCGACCGCACCTTTAGGCAAAACTGCCGATTTATGGCAAGCGGTAGCTGCGATTAACGCTGGATTTTTCAACCGCAACCTACTAGTACCATTGGGAGTACTCAGGCGCGATCGCCAATGGTTATCAAGTCCCATCTTAAACCGAGGCGCGATCGCTTGGAATGACAAAGGTGAATTCAAAATCGCCAAAGCTATTTGGAAAGAAAGCCTCAATCTAACTACAGGGGAAAACTTACCCATAGTTCAACTCAATAGCGGTTTCATCCAACCAGGTATCTCTCGTTATACCCCAGCTTGGGGAACGACTTATACTCCGATGAGTAATAACGAAACCATTTTGGTAGTAGAGAATAACCAAGTCGCAAATCAAATTCCTGGAGGATTAGCCAGACAAACTTCGATTCCCATCCCCATCAAAGGTTATC
Above is a window of Merismopedia glauca CCAP 1448/3 DNA encoding:
- a CDS encoding AbrB/MazE/SpoVT family DNA-binding domain-containing protein; this encodes MIQTIVHVNEQGRIVIPAQFRQQLGLVPGSKLVARIDAGRLVLEKPEDVLKRLRATFNSPDSLVEELIKERRIEATNE
- a CDS encoding Uma2 family endonuclease, which encodes MTTAIKPQLILEKFLKLPETKPAKEFISGEIIQKPMPQGEHSRLQGKMCTVINQIAETTKIAYAFPELRCTFGGESIIPDIAIFRWERIPFQSSGRVANRFEIHPDWAIEILSPDQSQTKVLGKLLHCSQHGTELGWLIYPEEDSILVVFPGQRVELLTGDIQLPILSGIQLELTVKQIFSWLNFA
- a CDS encoding PAS domain S-box protein, translating into MTYHHPQYRKLPLRLILIVPFVMLIAGTGGLTAWLSWRNGQEAIANVVNRLQDTIGDRIEQKLIAYLETPHLINRINADAVERGELKINDKASERYLARQIQHFQSVSWMYYGKHQGGFIGIERSSSDRSLQIVINEGYSGDREYRYRLNKKGDRQQRVPIEPKIYKARTRPWYQAAIEARQPAWSPIYSTFDPPYDPVISASLPVNDATGKFLGVVGADISLDEIGRFLHSLTVGESSQIFIVEHSGLLVASSTQDTPYIINGNTHKTERLPAQNSKNPLIASTMRYLARKFASFSQIDTKQQLEFEIEGKRQFLQVLPFHDDRGIDWSIVVVMPESDFTAQIDANRQTTIWLCLLGLGGAIALGIVVTNYISSPIRRLISATQAIANGELDRELPTATVNELDILSQAFNQMVGQLRQSYSKLEQSNQELEQRVAERTAALRESEEMFAKAFRASPQGVSISSRTSQQVIEVNESYLQYSGYSAAEIMGKKVVELPVWLSLQDPARISQILNENGFIRNLELDYRKKTGEIGTILLSAEIIELKGETCVLIVNNEITERRQVEAALRQSEAQFRTLVANIPGIVYRCACDSDWTMEFVGGAVRELTGYPAEDFIQNQVRSWASIIHPEDTAMVERIVDEGLAARQPYLIEFRIIDAQEQIHWFYEKGQGVFAEDGKLLWLDGAIFDISDRQQTEADLLERVHLSILTAEISTALTQSSTLPEMLKGCAEALWRRMNIAFARIWTLNEAEQVLELQASAGTYTHLDGTHSRIRVGEYKIGEIAQSRQPHLTNDVLHDPKVHDKEWVQREGMVAFAGYPLLVGERLVGVVAIFARQTLTDTMIQEMASVANAIALGIERKWAQDKLQATNAEMQALFAAMDEIILVGDRQGRILKIPQTRRQIRFHRPSQLVGKTLQEFFPAEQAALFLSYIQRTLEMQQTLSVEYCIPVGDQELWSEANISPIDADTVIWVSRDITDRRKAEEALRQSEARFQNLAANVPGIIYDFLIYADGSPGVEYVSTACREIYEVESETFYQQPKIVFDFVHPDDRQGFREAIAISNQTSEPLAHEWRIVTPSGKIKWLRANSRPERRNNGDIVRHGVLTEITEVKQAEEALKQAKQAAEVANLAKSEFLANMSHELRTPLNAILGFTQLMARDASLNPEQKSRLKIINNSGEHLLQLINDVLEMSKIEAGRIVLNKTSCDIYHLLDSLADLFQFKANVKGLQLVFDRESTVPQYITTDEGKLRQVLINLLSNAIKFTPEGSVTLRVRSQESGVQNSPLSPLSPPSLFFEVEDTGVGIPESELERIFEAFIQTEAGRESQSGTGLGLPISRKFVQMMGGEITVTSQLGAGTRFKFNIEVSLGDRTDRQRLAPDRYIVSLAPNQPDYRLLVVEDRWESRHLLVKLLESVGFQVREAENGQEAIAIWESWSPHLIWMDMRMPVMDGYAATRAIKSHLKGQATVIIALTASALEEEKAIVLSAGCDDFVRKPFREAVILEKIAEHLGVIYLDRELIGEDNQETAKLTPEMPASDLKLHLSQMSSSWIAQLHEAATLADTELIGKLIEEIPPAHASLAQALFSLAEDFSYQQIMLLTTI
- a CDS encoding phosphodiester glycosidase family protein, whose product is MNRQQVKTNLVGDRQDRSFPRPCIVIGSVSGAIARGAIALTITLATGNFLPAIADGLPNPSPSPIAPPPKPTIKGVKVSLNGKIISLPWHRWQSGKKWHIGIADVPLMQNFGVELLDTSDSNSQPWRWFGKTSSQAVTKFINPYRYLDLTEFARIADWKLQIGADTLYIITPTAEIQEIQLPPAPQTSELVPSLPQPQRFTILLDIPTPWKISQEKGASILTIWGHAIPEVAAKFTPTVPFIDSNTPKPVEDTAPTIAPSTVPTPALPQLTKIEDRTQIRFNVPPGWQTQVTSATNPDRLVIDIAPDVFKSRNILWSRGVSWRQQYLGLKTDKFAVTWLEINPKQVQIRPIWSNPNTLVATAPLGKTADLWQAVAAINAGFFNRNLLVPLGVLRRDRQWLSSPILNRGAIAWNDKGEFKIAKAIWKESLNLTTGENLPIVQLNSGFIQPGISRYTPAWGTTYTPMSNNETILVVENNQVANQIPGGLARQTSIPIPIKGYLLVARGESSIIPSIGSQLRLDTQIVPTELNRYPQIIGAGPVLLQNRQIVLDGLSEQFKEKFTQETAIRSAIATNSSGQVLIVAVHNRAGGAGATLIELAQLLQQMGAVDALNLDGGSSTSLYLGGQLINRSPATAARVHNAIGIFALPNR